The Triticum aestivum cultivar Chinese Spring chromosome 7B, IWGSC CS RefSeq v2.1, whole genome shotgun sequence genome window below encodes:
- the LOC123162117 gene encoding probable protein phosphatase 2C 48 — MDSPFLTRQLLPHVRIRIAEEKARILQCEGRVHCLNDNPGVHRVWVPHREAPGLAMSRAFGDYCVKDYGVILVPEVTWRRITAQDQFVILATDGVSYSRKPPISLGS, encoded by the coding sequence ATGGACAGTCCATTCCTGACACGGCAATTGCTCCCCCACGTTCGAATCCGAATCGCAGAGGAGAAGGCGCGCATCTTGCAGTGTGAGGGCCGCGTGCACTGCCTCAACGACAATCCCGGCGTGCACCGGGTGTGGGTGCCCCATCGGGAGGCGCCGGGGCTGGCCATGTCGCGCGCGTTCGGCGACTACTGcgtcaaggactacggcgtcattTTGGTGCCGGAGGTGACGTGGAGGAGGATCACCGCCCAGGACCAGTTCGTCATCCTGGCCACCGACGGGGTAAGCTAcagtagaaaaccacccattagtctcggttcgtaa